A region of Fimbriimonadaceae bacterium DNA encodes the following proteins:
- the macB_1 gene encoding Macrolide export ATP-binding/permease protein MacB → MGTIARAFGAAAKSLIEQRWRAALSSLGVMVGATAIVLLISIALGVQKDVTSQVEDLGVNLLIVLPGRIDEGAMLAPNLAGISYLSDADVDAVRRVPGVRTAGPLMFVGGGIQTPDARSPSTFIIAATPEWFRIRPVKLAEGRVFQPGDERQGVCVIGSIAREKLFGQGSAIGRKVNVNGSDYEVIGVTEDKKQGENLFSMGGFENIAYIPYGYLRERLENPQVHRIMIQTDPEREPKTLVRAVESALDQRLDRETFSVLTQEDLLKLVYRLMSILTWLLTGLTSIALFVGGVGIMTVMLMSVNERTKEIGIRKTAGAKNRDIFWQFLFEALLISAIGGIVGLGFSVVVCQVLAANTVIKPLITPQVVLLCFSVSIGLGCLFGILPAMSAARRDPVRAMQRE, encoded by the coding sequence ATGGGAACGATTGCCCGCGCGTTCGGCGCCGCTGCCAAGAGCTTGATCGAGCAGCGCTGGCGGGCAGCCCTAAGCTCCCTAGGGGTGATGGTCGGAGCGACCGCGATCGTTTTGCTGATCAGCATTGCCCTCGGCGTACAAAAGGACGTCACCAGCCAGGTCGAGGACCTCGGCGTGAATCTGCTCATCGTTCTGCCGGGTCGGATCGACGAAGGGGCGATGCTCGCGCCAAACCTGGCCGGAATCTCGTACCTGTCGGATGCCGACGTCGACGCTGTGCGGCGCGTCCCGGGAGTTCGGACGGCGGGCCCTCTGATGTTCGTCGGCGGGGGGATCCAGACTCCAGACGCGAGGAGTCCTTCGACCTTCATCATTGCGGCGACGCCGGAATGGTTCCGGATTCGGCCCGTGAAGCTGGCCGAGGGACGGGTGTTTCAGCCCGGAGACGAAAGGCAGGGTGTCTGCGTAATTGGCTCGATCGCCAGAGAGAAGCTCTTTGGCCAAGGCTCGGCGATTGGCCGGAAGGTGAACGTCAATGGTAGCGACTACGAGGTTATCGGCGTCACCGAGGACAAGAAGCAAGGCGAGAACCTCTTTTCCATGGGCGGCTTCGAAAACATCGCCTACATTCCCTACGGCTATCTTCGCGAGCGGCTGGAGAATCCGCAGGTCCACCGAATCATGATTCAGACCGATCCCGAGCGGGAGCCGAAGACACTGGTGCGGGCAGTGGAATCGGCCTTGGATCAGCGTTTGGATCGGGAGACGTTCTCGGTGCTGACGCAGGAAGACCTGTTGAAGCTCGTTTACCGGCTGATGAGCATCCTAACCTGGCTCCTTACCGGCCTGACGTCGATCGCGCTCTTTGTTGGCGGAGTCGGGATCATGACCGTGATGCTGATGTCGGTAAACGAGCGGACGAAGGAGATCGGGATTCGGAAGACGGCTGGTGCGAAGAACCGCGATATCTTCTGGCAGTTTTTGTTTGAGGCCCTCTTGATTTCGGCGATCGGCGGAATCGTTGGACTTGGATTCAGCGTTGTCGTCTGCCAAGTCCTTGCCGCAAACACCGTAATCAAGCCGCTGATTACGCCTCAGGTGGTACTCCTGTGCTTCTCGGTAAGCATCGGCCTGGGCTGCCTTTTCGGCATCTTGCCGGCGATGAGCGCAGCGCGGCGGGACCCTGTTCGGGCGATGCAGCGCGAATAA
- the yihX gene encoding Alpha-D-glucose 1-phosphate phosphatase YihX: MPVRLVLFDLGGVLVRIRTQWRDCLEEIGLETRHGRDWNPWLGEFAPFAAFQRGDVHAGEVFAALAAFLGIDDVRDAERASAAILHEPYPGGLELVEALHDAGIETGVLSNTNAPHWQEMLQSGRFPAVPATRHRFASQELRLEKPQPEIFRFVQNAVGLRPQEIIFFDDVAPNVEGARAEGWHAILVPATDDPVGFMRERLAEHGLPVSISTEQPI, translated from the coding sequence ATGCCGGTCCGGTTGGTCCTGTTCGATTTGGGCGGGGTTCTCGTTCGCATCCGCACGCAGTGGCGCGATTGCCTCGAAGAGATCGGCTTGGAAACCCGCCACGGCCGCGACTGGAATCCGTGGCTTGGCGAATTCGCGCCCTTTGCTGCCTTCCAGCGTGGCGACGTCCATGCCGGCGAGGTCTTTGCCGCTCTCGCCGCGTTCCTCGGCATCGACGACGTGCGGGACGCGGAGCGCGCCAGTGCTGCGATCCTCCATGAGCCTTACCCGGGCGGTCTGGAGCTGGTTGAAGCGCTGCACGACGCTGGCATCGAAACCGGCGTGCTCTCAAACACCAATGCCCCTCATTGGCAGGAAATGCTGCAGTCCGGACGCTTCCCCGCGGTGCCGGCGACCCGCCACCGATTCGCGTCTCAAGAGCTTCGCCTCGAAAAACCCCAGCCGGAAATCTTTCGCTTCGTCCAGAACGCAGTCGGACTGCGACCGCAGGAAATCATATTCTTCGACGATGTCGCACCGAATGTCGAGGGCGCCAGGGCTGAAGGCTGGCACGCCATCCTCGTCCCGGCTACCGACGATCCGGTCGGGTTCATGCGGGAGCGGCTGGCCGAGCACGGGCTGCCGGTCTCGATATCCACAGAGCAACCGATCTAA
- the rbsB_1 gene encoding Ribose import binding protein RbsB — translation MKRTSIWSICLVGLLALAGCGNKEETPAASTSGATAEKGGAKKRIAVIPKGSTHEFWKAVHAGAEAAGQELGVEIIWKGPLKEDDRDSQIKVVEDFTSQAVDGIVLAPLDDTALRAPVMHAQTSHIPVVIIDSDLKDVDVISFVATDNFKGGQMAGEEMVRLLDGKGKVVMLRYQEGSASTHQREEGFLDAIKKAPGITVVSDNQYAGATTETAQRAAENLLAPLKSANGGLSIQGIFAPNESSTFGVLRTLQDNDWADKVKLIGFDASPKLVDALADDQVMALVVQNPFNMGYLGVKAMVDRLQGKSPEKRIDTGATLVTRSNMQEPAIAKLIAPPGK, via the coding sequence ATGAAGCGGACTTCGATTTGGTCGATTTGCTTGGTCGGATTGCTCGCCCTCGCCGGTTGCGGTAACAAGGAGGAGACGCCCGCTGCTTCAACGAGCGGCGCGACCGCCGAAAAAGGCGGGGCCAAAAAGAGGATCGCGGTTATTCCGAAAGGGAGTACGCACGAGTTTTGGAAGGCTGTGCATGCCGGTGCCGAAGCCGCTGGCCAGGAACTCGGCGTCGAGATCATCTGGAAGGGTCCGCTCAAGGAAGACGACCGCGACAGTCAAATCAAGGTAGTCGAAGACTTCACCTCACAGGCCGTCGACGGTATCGTCCTCGCCCCCCTCGATGACACGGCGCTACGAGCCCCCGTCATGCATGCGCAAACGTCCCACATTCCCGTGGTCATCATCGACAGCGACCTCAAGGATGTCGATGTCATCAGCTTTGTGGCAACTGACAACTTCAAAGGCGGCCAAATGGCCGGAGAGGAGATGGTACGGCTGCTGGACGGCAAGGGCAAGGTGGTTATGCTGCGCTACCAGGAGGGCTCGGCCAGCACTCACCAGCGGGAGGAAGGCTTCCTCGACGCGATCAAGAAGGCCCCCGGGATCACCGTGGTCAGTGACAACCAGTACGCCGGGGCCACCACCGAAACCGCCCAAAGAGCTGCCGAAAACCTGCTGGCCCCCTTGAAGTCAGCCAATGGTGGACTTTCCATCCAGGGCATCTTCGCCCCCAACGAATCCTCAACTTTTGGAGTGCTACGGACGCTCCAGGACAACGATTGGGCTGACAAAGTCAAGCTCATTGGCTTCGATGCCTCGCCCAAGCTCGTCGATGCCCTTGCCGATGACCAAGTGATGGCCCTCGTCGTCCAAAACCCTTTTAACATGGGTTACTTGGGCGTGAAGGCAATGGTCGATCGCCTGCAAGGCAAGTCGCCTGAAAAGCGGATCGACACCGGCGCAACCCTCGTTACCCGCTCGAACATGCAGGAACCCGCCATCGCGAAGTTGATCGCCCCGCCCGGCAAGTAA
- the hisS gene encoding Histidine--tRNA ligase, with protein sequence MRFQAPRGTHDVLPGQATAWVRLESTFREVARLYGYGEVRTPVFEDTELFTRTSGETSEIVTKQMYTFVDKGDRSLTLKPEGTAPAIRSYLEHQLGAPGTVTRLSYVTPFFRYERPQKGRYRQAHQAGLELIGSPSPMADAEIIEMTLDFYRRIGLVDLKVLVNCIGRAATRLAYGEALLRFVEPWLLAQSPEMQERAKKNPLRLLDSKDPDMINMLQEAPSIGNFLEDESRHHMDGLLCALTESGAEYEVATGIVRGLDYYTDTVFEIHSTHLGAQAALCGGGRYDNLVSDIGGAATPAVGVGIGLERALIVLEEIGKDIGQATPPAFLVAATEGAQPYVRKLARSLRSHGVAAIFDLDGKALKGQLKAADRAGSRYAVIVGDDEMASGAATVKNLETGEQAPCPFDELATRLAS encoded by the coding sequence ATGCGATTCCAGGCGCCCCGCGGAACCCACGACGTTCTTCCCGGCCAGGCAACGGCTTGGGTGCGGCTCGAATCCACGTTTCGTGAGGTCGCCCGCCTCTATGGCTACGGGGAAGTTCGGACACCGGTCTTCGAGGATACGGAGCTCTTCACGCGGACCAGTGGCGAGACCAGCGAGATCGTCACGAAGCAAATGTACACGTTCGTCGACAAAGGCGACCGCAGCTTGACGCTGAAGCCCGAGGGCACCGCTCCCGCCATCCGCTCCTACCTTGAGCACCAGCTTGGCGCACCGGGGACGGTCACCCGTCTCAGCTACGTCACGCCATTCTTCCGCTATGAGCGGCCGCAGAAGGGCCGCTATCGACAGGCGCACCAGGCCGGGCTTGAACTGATCGGGAGTCCTTCCCCCATGGCTGATGCGGAGATCATCGAGATGACGCTCGATTTCTATCGCCGAATCGGGCTCGTCGACCTGAAGGTGCTCGTGAACTGTATCGGACGCGCGGCCACGCGCTTGGCCTATGGTGAGGCCCTGTTGCGGTTCGTTGAGCCGTGGCTGCTGGCTCAATCGCCGGAAATGCAGGAGCGCGCCAAGAAGAATCCACTCCGGCTGCTCGACAGCAAGGACCCGGACATGATCAACATGCTGCAGGAAGCCCCCTCGATTGGTAACTTCCTGGAGGACGAGTCCCGGCATCACATGGACGGACTGCTATGCGCGCTGACGGAAAGTGGAGCAGAGTACGAAGTGGCGACCGGGATCGTGCGCGGCCTCGACTACTACACGGACACGGTCTTCGAGATCCACAGTACGCATCTGGGAGCGCAAGCGGCCCTTTGTGGCGGCGGACGCTACGACAATCTCGTCTCCGATATCGGCGGTGCGGCCACGCCTGCGGTTGGCGTCGGGATTGGCCTCGAGCGAGCGCTCATCGTCCTGGAGGAAATCGGCAAGGACATCGGGCAAGCCACGCCACCGGCATTCTTGGTCGCTGCTACCGAGGGGGCGCAGCCATACGTTCGCAAACTCGCCCGTTCGCTACGTTCGCACGGCGTAGCAGCGATCTTCGACCTGGATGGAAAGGCGCTAAAGGGACAGCTCAAGGCAGCCGATCGAGCCGGCAGCCGCTATGCCGTGATCGTTGGAGACGATGAGATGGCCTCCGGCGCCGCTACAGTCAAGAACCTGGAAACTGGCGAGCAGGCACCCTGCCCATTCGATGAGCTGGCGACCCGGTTGGCATCATGA
- the kdsA gene encoding 2-dehydro-3-deoxyphosphooctonate aldolase has protein sequence MRHFSIGSLTIGNGGLTVIAGPCLAESLDLCLSVAEAMQENCGRQGFGYIFKASFDKANRTSVGSVRGSGIERGLEILSEVKSRFGVPVTTDVHLPEQAAEAAAVVDLIQIPAFLCRQTDLLEAAASTGKPVNVKKGQFLSPWDAKNIVEKLEEYEAAGIMLAERGTTFGYNNLIVDFPGLETMRSFGVPVCFDATHSAQRPGGLGVATGGARESIPAMVRAACAVGIDALFLEVHPDPAKALSDAATQWPLAQAADLLRYHVAPFIKSPVTG, from the coding sequence TTGAGGCACTTCTCGATCGGGTCGTTAACCATAGGCAACGGTGGCCTGACCGTGATAGCCGGACCGTGCCTGGCCGAGTCGCTGGACCTATGCCTTTCCGTCGCCGAGGCGATGCAGGAGAACTGCGGACGGCAAGGCTTTGGCTACATCTTCAAGGCTTCGTTTGATAAGGCGAACCGAACGTCCGTTGGCTCGGTGCGAGGATCTGGCATCGAGCGGGGCTTGGAGATTCTCAGCGAGGTCAAGTCGCGATTTGGAGTGCCGGTAACTACCGATGTGCACCTGCCGGAGCAAGCGGCCGAAGCGGCTGCCGTGGTCGATCTGATCCAGATTCCTGCTTTTCTCTGCCGCCAAACCGACCTGCTCGAAGCAGCTGCTTCCACCGGAAAGCCGGTCAACGTCAAGAAGGGTCAGTTCCTCTCCCCTTGGGATGCCAAGAACATCGTGGAAAAGCTTGAAGAGTACGAGGCGGCTGGCATCATGCTTGCAGAGCGGGGGACGACATTTGGCTACAACAACCTCATTGTCGACTTTCCCGGACTGGAGACAATGCGTTCGTTTGGCGTACCTGTCTGCTTCGACGCAACCCACTCTGCCCAGCGGCCAGGCGGCCTTGGCGTCGCTACCGGTGGTGCCCGGGAGTCCATCCCGGCGATGGTGCGGGCTGCCTGTGCGGTAGGAATTGACGCCTTATTCCTGGAAGTCCATCCCGATCCCGCCAAAGCCCTGTCTGATGCGGCCACACAATGGCCCCTCGCCCAAGCCGCCGATCTGCTCCGGTATCACGTAGCCCCTTTTATCAAATCGCCGGTTACGGGGTAA
- the lhyD gene encoding L-hydantoinase, whose protein sequence is MFDWVIRGGEVIRPEGIAREDLAIAGGRIVALGDLTGAEAENTFDASGMQILPGVIDTQVHFREPGLEHKEDIATGSEAAAAGGVTTFFEMPNTLPPTTTAAFLENKLARAKGRASANYAFFVGAALDNIPDLERLEMLPGTPGIKLFMGSSTGTLLVPDDENVRAVMQGGKRPMPVHAEDEARLRARKEMFPAPDVSDHPIIRDAEAARLATERLILLSRETGRHVHILHVSTGDEVPIIRSAKAEGVALTAEVTPQHLWFEWPSAYRELGSLVQMNPPIRSAEHREALWAGLLEGVFDVFGSDHAPHTLEEKQKPYPQSPSGMTGVQTLLPVLLTFVDQGRLPLDQVVTMTSRNPARLYGIKDRGEIALGAWADLAIVELQRKFTVRREWIRSRSQWSPYEGVELTGFPVQAFVSGVPAAPGAGRMVEFDWKLSG, encoded by the coding sequence ATGTTCGATTGGGTCATCCGGGGCGGCGAGGTCATTCGACCGGAAGGTATTGCCCGCGAAGACCTCGCCATCGCAGGGGGAAGGATCGTTGCCCTGGGCGATCTTACTGGCGCCGAAGCGGAAAACACGTTCGATGCCTCCGGGATGCAGATTCTCCCTGGGGTCATCGACACCCAGGTCCACTTTCGCGAACCGGGGCTTGAGCATAAGGAGGACATCGCCACCGGTTCGGAGGCCGCCGCTGCCGGCGGGGTGACGACGTTCTTCGAGATGCCGAACACCCTGCCCCCGACGACGACAGCAGCCTTCCTGGAAAACAAGCTGGCCCGGGCCAAGGGCCGAGCTTCGGCGAATTACGCGTTTTTCGTCGGCGCCGCCCTCGACAATATTCCCGATCTGGAGCGGCTGGAAATGCTGCCGGGGACTCCGGGAATCAAGCTTTTCATGGGCTCATCGACGGGGACGCTGCTCGTGCCCGATGACGAGAACGTCCGAGCGGTGATGCAAGGCGGAAAGCGGCCGATGCCGGTTCATGCCGAGGATGAGGCTCGGCTGCGGGCTCGAAAGGAGATGTTTCCCGCCCCGGACGTATCCGACCACCCCATCATCCGCGACGCGGAAGCTGCACGCCTGGCGACAGAGAGGCTGATCCTTCTATCGCGGGAAACGGGAAGGCATGTCCACATCCTTCACGTCAGTACGGGCGACGAGGTGCCAATAATCAGGTCAGCAAAGGCCGAAGGCGTGGCCCTGACGGCCGAAGTGACACCGCAACACCTCTGGTTCGAGTGGCCAAGCGCTTATCGAGAGCTCGGAAGCCTCGTCCAGATGAACCCGCCTATTCGAAGTGCCGAGCACCGCGAAGCGCTCTGGGCTGGGCTCCTTGAAGGTGTGTTCGACGTGTTCGGCTCCGACCACGCGCCTCACACGCTGGAGGAGAAGCAGAAGCCTTATCCGCAAAGCCCGAGCGGGATGACCGGTGTGCAAACGCTTCTGCCCGTGCTGCTCACCTTTGTGGACCAAGGAAGGCTGCCGCTCGACCAAGTCGTAACCATGACGTCGCGCAATCCCGCCCGACTGTACGGCATCAAGGACCGTGGCGAGATCGCGCTAGGTGCCTGGGCAGACCTGGCAATCGTGGAATTGCAGCGCAAATTCACCGTCCGTCGCGAGTGGATTCGGAGTCGCTCGCAGTGGAGCCCTTACGAAGGAGTTGAACTCACGGGTTTCCCGGTTCAGGCCTTTGTGAGCGGGGTTCCTGCCGCTCCCGGAGCAGGCCGGATGGTCGAGTTTGACTGGAAGCTCAGCGGGTAA
- the tolB_1 gene encoding Protein TolB has translation MKVRGIWVSLIIFTVAAGIIGCGGAGGGAVLTGGTGHVTNSGNFSTSSSGGSTTSTSTTGTSSTGGTATSGTTTTTGGTTSTTGTTGSTTTGSTTTGSTTTGGTTTGGTTGSTTTGGTTGGTLTAPFDMVFVSDRNLSRDIYAMEDAGGNVTNVIVNNLFQDYDPCLSPDGLKIAFVSEVAGDAQIWIWDTASSSSLKLTTTANAKANPSFSPDGTKIVFADSVANEIYIMNADGTGITNITNSADEEDRDPIFSKDGTRIIFASNRGVQVTPSFGIFSMNLDGSDIKEVFDETTNEVQPWLSTDGTKLVYRNNNNVWIANADGTNRTQLTTSGNCTRPTFTRDGTRIIYTVNSGGESLFSMNLDGTDNKKISGIGNNSSARGRP, from the coding sequence ATGAAGGTTCGAGGAATTTGGGTGTCGCTGATCATTTTTACCGTTGCCGCTGGCATCATCGGCTGCGGTGGCGCGGGCGGCGGCGCCGTCCTAACCGGCGGCACTGGCCACGTCACGAACTCGGGCAACTTTTCAACGTCATCCAGCGGAGGATCGACAACGAGTACATCGACCACGGGGACGTCATCCACCGGCGGCACCGCCACTTCCGGAACCACAACGACCACGGGTGGCACGACTTCTACCACGGGAACCACGGGGTCGACGACAACGGGATCGACCACCACCGGTTCGACGACCACAGGCGGCACGACAACCGGAGGCACCACCGGCAGCACCACCACTGGCGGTACGACCGGTGGAACGCTCACCGCGCCGTTTGATATGGTCTTTGTCAGCGACCGCAACCTTTCCCGCGATATCTACGCGATGGAAGACGCGGGCGGCAACGTGACCAACGTCATCGTCAACAATCTCTTCCAGGATTACGACCCTTGTCTCTCACCCGACGGTCTCAAGATCGCCTTTGTATCGGAGGTGGCGGGTGACGCGCAGATCTGGATCTGGGATACGGCGTCCTCAAGTTCACTTAAACTCACGACGACCGCAAACGCCAAGGCGAACCCGAGCTTCAGTCCCGATGGCACCAAGATCGTCTTCGCCGACTCCGTCGCCAACGAGATCTACATCATGAACGCCGATGGAACCGGCATAACCAACATCACGAACTCCGCCGATGAGGAAGATCGAGATCCAATCTTCAGCAAAGACGGTACGCGGATCATCTTCGCCTCGAATCGCGGTGTACAAGTCACACCCTCCTTCGGGATTTTCTCGATGAATCTCGATGGCTCCGACATCAAAGAGGTCTTTGACGAGACCACCAACGAGGTCCAGCCGTGGCTTTCAACCGATGGAACGAAGCTGGTTTATCGAAACAACAATAACGTTTGGATCGCCAACGCAGATGGCACGAACCGAACCCAGCTCACTACGAGCGGCAACTGCACGCGACCGACGTTTACCCGCGACGGCACCCGTATCATCTACACCGTAAATAGCGGCGGGGAGTCCTTGTTCTCCATGAACTTGGACGGCACGGATAACAAGAAGATCAGCGGCATCGGCAACAACTCGTCGGCACGTGGCCGACCATAG
- the rgtE gene encoding Dodecaprenyl-phosphate galacturonate synthase: MEQPIQEGARPDVTILVPALNEEDTIREVVERLLALPISKQVVVIDDGSTDQTPQILKEYVGKIDVLTHSIRSGKGMAIRSGLVIATGKVVIIQDADLEYFPEEIPMLVDPILRGEADVVYGTRFRNGLPKDMPLPNKLANLLLRWSVGVLFWRRISDEATCYKAFRTELLRRMNLECSRFEFCPEVTAKSIRLRKRIVEIPIQYVPRTKDAGKKIRWTDAVEAFWTLFKHRFKPF, encoded by the coding sequence ATGGAGCAGCCGATTCAGGAAGGGGCCCGTCCCGATGTCACCATCCTGGTACCCGCCCTCAATGAAGAGGACACGATCCGCGAGGTCGTCGAGCGACTCCTCGCGTTGCCAATTTCGAAGCAGGTAGTCGTTATCGACGACGGCTCCACCGATCAAACGCCCCAAATCCTCAAGGAGTACGTGGGCAAAATCGACGTCCTCACCCATTCTATTCGCTCAGGAAAGGGCATGGCGATCCGCTCGGGCTTGGTCATCGCAACCGGGAAAGTCGTCATTATCCAGGACGCCGACCTCGAATACTTCCCGGAGGAAATACCCATGCTGGTCGATCCCATCCTGCGCGGGGAAGCCGACGTCGTTTACGGCACTCGTTTTCGCAATGGGCTGCCCAAAGATATGCCCCTCCCCAACAAGCTGGCCAATCTCCTCCTTCGTTGGAGCGTCGGTGTCCTCTTTTGGCGGCGAATCAGCGACGAGGCAACGTGCTACAAGGCGTTTCGGACCGAATTGCTTCGACGCATGAACCTGGAATGCAGCCGCTTCGAGTTCTGCCCGGAGGTAACCGCCAAGTCGATCCGGCTACGTAAGCGAATCGTGGAGATCCCCATCCAGTATGTGCCACGTACCAAGGACGCCGGGAAGAAGATCCGCTGGACGGATGCGGTCGAGGCGTTTTGGACCCTGTTTAAGCACCGCTTTAAACCGTTTTAA